The Stigmatella aurantiaca DW4/3-1 genome contains the following window.
ACTGGATTGCCTCGGACCCGACGGTGCGGGGCCAGGGCATCGGCGCCTCGCTGATCTCCGGGATGGAAGGGGACATGCGGCGGCGCGGGGCGCGGATCATCCGGGTGGAGACGAGCGCCACGGAGGCCTACGGCCCCACCCGCGGCTTCTACGCCTCCATGAAGTACACGGAGGAGTCCCGTTTCCGGGACTTCTACAAGGTCGGGGACGATCTCATCGTCCTGGCCAAGCGGCTCTAATCCGCGAACAAAACCGCGCCACATCCGTTAAGAGGGAGAGATGACCCGCTCCCGTTCCCACGCCCTCTGGCTGTTGGCCGCCACGCTGCTGTGCGCGGCCCCGGTGCTGGCCCAGGCGCCCGCGTCCGCCCCCCGTCCGGCCGCCCCCCAGGCGCTCTCGGATGTGCTCAAAGTGCCCCGCCCCCCGGGAGGCGAGTGGCTGGGGCTGTACCTGATGGACAAGAAGGTCGGGTACTTCTTCACGGACGTGTCGCTGGTTCCCGGGCGCAAGGACCAACTGCGCGCCGTCACCGAGCTGGTCTTCAAAGCGACCGTGGGCACCAAGCTCTCCGAGCGGGTGCACCGCGAGGAGCGCGTCTACGAGGCGAAGCCCGGCGGGCGGCTGCTCTCGTTCGTGGTGGACCAGCGTGGGGATGGCGGCACCCAGCGGCTGGAAGCCACGAATACCCCCAGCGGCTTGAAGGTGGTGCGCAAGCGGCCCGGACAGCCCAACGAGGTGCTGACGGTGGCGGCCAGCGCCGAGAAGACCGAGGACGCGGACCAGGCGCGCGTGGCCATTTACCGCAAGGCGGCGGTCGAGGGCACCATCACCGATGGAACGGACCTGGAGGGATACAAGGTCACCACCACCACGGAGCCCGCCGAGGAGCGGATGGTGCGCGGGGTGAAGGTGCGGCTGAGCCGGGCGCAGACGATCTCCGAGAAGGAGAAGGTGCCCGTGACGGCGTACTTCACCGAGGACGGCGAGATGGTGGAGGTCGACTTCGGTCAGACGATGAAGGCACGGGCCGAGACCGAGACGGTGGCAAAGCGGCTGGACGTGGTGGAGGTCTTCGGGCTCACGCGCATCGTGCTGCCCAAGAAGCTGCCGATCGAGGCGCGGGCGGTGCCGGGCCGCGCCGTCCTGGTGATGACGGGGCTGCCGGAGAAGTTCCAGCAGGACAGCTACCGGCAGAAGTACGTGAAGCTGCCGGACGGACGCGTGGAGGTGACGCTGCTGTCGGACTTCCCCAAGACGTCCAACCTCAAACAGCTGCCAGTGACAGATCCGGAGGGGGGCGAGAACCTCAAGGCGACCCTCATCGTCGAGAGCGACAACGCGGAGATCCGCAATCTGGCCAAGACGCTGGTGGGCTCGCAGAAGGACGCGTACACGGCGGCGAAGAAGATCGTCGCCTGGGTGGCCAAGAACCTGGCGAAGGACTACGGGGCGAGCGCGGACCGGGCGTCGGACGTGCTGCGGCAGAGGAAGGGCGACTGTACGGAGCACTCACTCCTGGCGGTGGCGCTGCTGCGCGCGGCGGGGATTCCGGCGCGGCGGATCGACGGCGTGGTCTACATGGTGAACGAGGACGGGGTCCCCGCGTTCTACTGGCACGAGTGGATCGAAGCCTACGTGGGCGAGTGGACGCAGATGGATCCGACCTTCGACCAGCCGGTGGCGGACGCAACCCACTTTGGCGTGGGCCAGGAGGGCAACGCGGAGATCACCCCGCTCATCGGCCAGCTCAAGGTGGTGGAAGTGAGGGACAAGCCTTCCACTGCCATGAAGCCATAACCCTCTCCCAGAGGACTACAGCGGGCACTGCCGATCCGTTTCGGGGCTGATCACACTGTCGCTGTCGATTTCGCATGGCTGCATGGATCTCAAACGGACGGATCCAACCGCTCCGCCCCCACCACCGCCTGCCCCACCCTCGAGAATGAGGCCTCCTCCCGAACTCCCTTGAACAGGGGGCCGTGCTCGCGCGCCGCCCTTACCGCCATTTCCTCCGAACGAGCCTCCCCCCGCTCCACCATTGGCCTGAACGTCCGAGGAGCGCGGACCATCTTCTCCCTTGGCGCCAGGGTTCGCGTTTTCGCCT
Protein-coding sequences here:
- a CDS encoding GNAT family N-acetyltransferase, producing MDLALTPNNNDYTILVADRDGSIVGYVCYGPTPMTEGTFDLYWIASDPTVRGQGIGASLISGMEGDMRRRGARIIRVETSATEAYGPTRGFYASMKYTEESRFRDFYKVGDDLIVLAKRL
- a CDS encoding transglutaminase-like domain-containing protein, with translation MTRSRSHALWLLAATLLCAAPVLAQAPASAPRPAAPQALSDVLKVPRPPGGEWLGLYLMDKKVGYFFTDVSLVPGRKDQLRAVTELVFKATVGTKLSERVHREERVYEAKPGGRLLSFVVDQRGDGGTQRLEATNTPSGLKVVRKRPGQPNEVLTVAASAEKTEDADQARVAIYRKAAVEGTITDGTDLEGYKVTTTTEPAEERMVRGVKVRLSRAQTISEKEKVPVTAYFTEDGEMVEVDFGQTMKARAETETVAKRLDVVEVFGLTRIVLPKKLPIEARAVPGRAVLVMTGLPEKFQQDSYRQKYVKLPDGRVEVTLLSDFPKTSNLKQLPVTDPEGGENLKATLIVESDNAEIRNLAKTLVGSQKDAYTAAKKIVAWVAKNLAKDYGASADRASDVLRQRKGDCTEHSLLAVALLRAAGIPARRIDGVVYMVNEDGVPAFYWHEWIEAYVGEWTQMDPTFDQPVADATHFGVGQEGNAEITPLIGQLKVVEVRDKPSTAMKP